A single genomic interval of Tistrella bauzanensis harbors:
- the cobT gene encoding nicotinate-nucleotide--dimethylbenzimidazole phosphoribosyltransferase translates to MAADRTAPQAPVIPFADLAGVADLVRAFPGPDDEAAERARARDAELTKPAGALGRLEELAVWVAAWQAAHPPRAARPLACVFAGNHGIAARGVSAYPASVTEQMVANFVEGGAAVNQLCRNVGAGLSVYEMGLETPTADFTTAPALTDTEVLRAIAFGMRAVEPGIDILCLGEMGIGNTTAAAAMAAALFGGTGTDWAGPGTGVDADGLATKAAVIDQALAFHGAALADPLEVLRRLGGHELAAIAGAVMAARMLRVPVLLDGFACTAAAAVLWKVDPAALDHCKVAHMSREPGHRRLVGAIGQRPLLDLDMALGEASGAVLASGLVQAAVSAHNGMATFAEAGVSTREA, encoded by the coding sequence GTGGCCGCCGATCGTACCGCCCCCCAAGCCCCCGTTATTCCCTTCGCCGATCTGGCGGGTGTGGCCGATCTCGTCCGCGCCTTCCCCGGCCCCGATGACGAGGCGGCGGAACGGGCACGGGCACGGGACGCCGAGTTGACCAAGCCCGCCGGCGCGCTGGGCCGGCTTGAGGAACTGGCGGTGTGGGTGGCAGCGTGGCAGGCGGCCCATCCGCCCCGCGCCGCGCGGCCGCTGGCCTGCGTCTTTGCCGGCAATCACGGCATCGCCGCGCGCGGTGTCTCGGCCTATCCGGCGTCGGTCACCGAGCAGATGGTGGCGAATTTCGTCGAGGGCGGGGCGGCGGTGAACCAGCTCTGCCGCAATGTCGGCGCCGGGCTCAGCGTCTATGAGATGGGGCTTGAAACCCCCACCGCCGATTTCACCACCGCCCCGGCGCTGACCGATACCGAGGTGCTGCGCGCCATCGCCTTCGGCATGCGCGCGGTCGAACCCGGCATCGACATTCTGTGCCTGGGCGAAATGGGCATCGGCAACACCACCGCCGCGGCAGCCATGGCCGCCGCCCTGTTCGGCGGCACCGGCACCGACTGGGCGGGGCCCGGCACCGGCGTCGATGCCGATGGCCTCGCCACCAAGGCCGCGGTGATCGATCAGGCCCTGGCCTTTCACGGCGCGGCGCTTGCCGATCCGCTTGAGGTGCTGCGCCGGCTGGGTGGCCACGAGCTTGCCGCCATCGCCGGTGCCGTGATGGCGGCGCGCATGCTGCGGGTGCCGGTGCTGCTCGACGGCTTCGCCTGCACCGCAGCCGCCGCCGTGCTGTGGAAGGTCGACCCTGCCGCCCTCGATCACTGCAAGGTTGCCCATATGTCGCGGGAGCCGGGCCATCGCCGGCTGGTCGGCGCCATCGGCCAGCGGCCGCTGCTCGACCTGGACATGGCGCTGGGCGAGGCCTCGGGCGCGGTGTTGGCATCCGGGCTGGTCCAGGCGGCGGTCTCCGCCCATAACGGCATGGCGACCTTCGCCGAGGCCGGCGTGTCGACACGTGAGGCGTAA